In a single window of the Maridesulfovibrio bastinii DSM 16055 genome:
- a CDS encoding GumC family protein, producing MQQSSDIAYYFDVLRRRKLQFILPGAILFIIIGAVAFLLPPVYKSSSTILIEDQEIPQELVQTTVTGFVEERLQSITQVVLSHGNLLNIIKEFDLYPELVGKYTTEEIISKMRDDIIMEPITADVTNQYSGRPGSATIAFVLSYEGRTPQKVAQVANVLTSLYLKENLKEREQKAKSTFNFLELQLSELRSEVLELERKIAEFKKKHVNELPELLVHNMNSMERLQREMDNSREQLATLRNRKVYLQGQLASIDPHLRVISNEGKRFVTSKEELEKLRREYLSLSSKYSDKYPEVIAIKRQIKALGAEVQSSESYDNIKREIDLKEQDLAALKEKYSDKHPDVIALRKEIDALTARLEDASMQEPYLQESGEVPDNPGYIQIETQIASTELEIGEAKRVYAEIKAQYDKYRLRVVNTPQVEQQYKILLRDYDNAQAKYQETNTRLLAAREAKGLEQSQLAERFTLVDPPIVPEKPVRPNRLALILVGFVLSVGVGVGVGTFLEFMDRSVRRPDDLAQITGLPVLTTVPYWVTAKELKKQSRKKILITLGCIAIFILALAAIHFLYMPLDVLAVKLIRKISLNF from the coding sequence ATGCAACAGAGTTCGGATATAGCTTATTATTTCGATGTATTAAGAAGGCGCAAACTTCAGTTTATCCTTCCGGGAGCTATACTTTTTATTATTATAGGGGCTGTGGCTTTCCTGCTTCCTCCTGTTTATAAATCTTCTTCAACTATTTTGATTGAGGATCAGGAGATTCCGCAGGAGCTGGTGCAGACCACAGTTACTGGTTTTGTTGAAGAAAGATTGCAATCCATTACTCAGGTTGTTTTAAGTCATGGAAATCTTTTAAATATTATTAAAGAATTTGATCTTTATCCTGAGCTTGTGGGTAAGTACACAACGGAAGAAATTATTTCCAAGATGCGTGACGATATTATCATGGAACCGATTACCGCTGATGTCACCAACCAGTATTCAGGACGTCCCGGAAGTGCAACTATTGCTTTTGTCCTCTCATATGAGGGTCGTACACCGCAGAAGGTTGCACAGGTCGCCAACGTGCTCACTTCTCTTTACCTTAAAGAAAATTTGAAAGAGCGTGAACAGAAGGCTAAAAGCACTTTTAATTTTCTTGAGCTACAACTTTCAGAGCTGCGGTCCGAGGTGCTTGAGCTTGAGCGCAAGATTGCTGAATTTAAGAAAAAGCATGTTAACGAACTTCCTGAGCTTCTTGTTCATAACATGAATTCTATGGAACGCCTTCAGCGTGAGATGGATAATTCTAGGGAGCAGCTGGCAACTTTGAGGAACAGAAAAGTGTATCTTCAGGGACAGCTTGCCAGTATTGATCCTCATCTGAGGGTTATTTCCAATGAAGGCAAAAGATTTGTCACTTCAAAAGAAGAACTTGAGAAGCTTAGGCGGGAATATCTCAGCTTATCGTCAAAGTATTCTGATAAGTATCCTGAAGTGATAGCTATTAAACGGCAGATCAAAGCTTTAGGTGCTGAGGTTCAGAGTTCTGAAAGTTACGATAACATCAAGAGGGAAATTGATCTTAAGGAACAGGATCTCGCCGCTTTAAAAGAAAAGTATTCAGACAAACATCCTGATGTCATTGCTCTGCGCAAGGAAATTGATGCTCTCACTGCAAGACTGGAAGATGCTTCCATGCAGGAGCCTTATCTTCAGGAATCCGGAGAAGTCCCGGATAATCCGGGGTACATTCAAATCGAAACTCAGATAGCTTCTACTGAACTTGAAATAGGAGAGGCTAAAAGAGTTTATGCTGAAATCAAAGCCCAGTATGATAAATATCGCCTTAGAGTTGTAAACACTCCTCAGGTTGAACAGCAGTATAAGATACTCTTGCGCGATTATGATAATGCGCAGGCAAAATATCAGGAAACAAACACCAGACTGCTGGCTGCCAGAGAAGCTAAAGGTCTTGAACAGAGCCAGCTTGCTGAAAGATTTACACTTGTTGATCCGCCTATTGTTCCTGAAAAACCTGTACGTCCTAATAGGCTGGCTTTAATTCTGGTGGGTTTTGTCCTGTCAGTCGGAGTTGGCGTTGGCGTTGGAACTTTTCTTGAATTTATGGATCGTTCTGTAAGACGTCCAGATGATCTGGCTCAGATTACAGGTTTACCTGTTTTGACCACAGTCCCATACTGGGTGACAGCTAAAGAACTTAAAAAGCAGTCCAGAAAAAAAATATTGATTACGCTTGGGTGTATAGCAATTTTCATTCTGGCTCTGGCTGCAATTCACTTTTTATATATGCCTTTGGATGTTCTTGCAGTTAAACTTATTCGCAAGATTTCATTAAATTTTTAG
- a CDS encoding ExeA family protein produces the protein MYLDFYRLKEKPFKIIPDPDYFYLSPWHQQALTHIEYGLMSGDSLILLTGDAGTGKTSIIYKLISELSDDTIVGVLFNTAVAGDRIIEMILREFEGTVPDNPTPSSCLEALQEYLLKIYSKGEKKVLLVLDEAQSLSNVALEQVRMISNIHSGKENLLSVLMVGQSGFRARLRKAKYSQIVQRIVVSAHLSRLREQEVIDYIFYRLRQGGAEDPQAIFTDDALKAVYEYSKGIPRNINLICEGSLVYGFADDVNPITADVVEAFSKERIESGLLEGHGDEDDPYYTDNSKEYIEALEKRIASLEKSMDIVKRTLVQLIKAVKGMKKS, from the coding sequence ATGTATCTTGATTTCTACAGACTGAAGGAAAAGCCGTTCAAGATAATCCCTGATCCGGATTATTTCTATTTAAGCCCGTGGCATCAGCAGGCACTGACTCATATTGAGTACGGGTTGATGAGCGGGGACAGTCTTATTCTTCTTACCGGAGATGCCGGGACGGGTAAAACTTCTATCATATATAAGCTTATCTCAGAATTAAGTGATGATACGATTGTAGGAGTCCTTTTTAATACCGCTGTTGCCGGAGACAGAATTATCGAGATGATCCTTAGAGAATTTGAAGGAACAGTTCCTGATAATCCGACTCCATCTTCTTGTCTTGAAGCCTTGCAGGAATATCTGCTTAAAATTTATTCAAAAGGTGAGAAAAAGGTTCTGCTTGTTCTTGATGAGGCCCAGAGCTTGAGTAATGTGGCTCTTGAACAGGTTCGAATGATTTCAAATATTCATTCTGGCAAAGAAAATCTCTTATCGGTCTTAATGGTCGGACAGTCAGGTTTCAGAGCCAGACTGCGTAAAGCTAAATACAGTCAGATTGTTCAACGAATAGTTGTAAGTGCTCATCTTTCACGATTGCGTGAGCAGGAAGTTATTGATTACATCTTCTATAGACTGCGGCAGGGTGGGGCTGAAGATCCTCAGGCTATTTTTACAGATGATGCACTGAAAGCAGTGTATGAGTATTCAAAAGGCATCCCGCGCAATATAAATTTAATTTGTGAAGGTTCACTTGTTTACGGCTTTGCTGATGATGTGAATCCTATTACAGCAGATGTTGTGGAAGCTTTTTCAAAGGAAAGAATTGAGAGCGGACTGCTTGAAGGTCACGGGGATGAAGACGACCCGTATTATACTGATAATTCAAAGGAATATATTGAAGCTCTTGAGAAAAGAATTGCCAGTCTTGAAAAGTCCATGGATATCGTTAAACGAACTTTGGTACAGCTGATTAAAGCGGTTAAGGGTATGAAAAAATCCTGA
- a CDS encoding polysaccharide biosynthesis/export family protein, protein MKILRFFVCCTFISLLALSPAIAGADTGSAAEYKLGPEDVIEISVWGDKDLIREVVVGPDGNISFPLVGDLKAGGLTVAQVRKEIKKRISEYVPDAAVTVILSKVISPKVFVMGKVKNPGVFILGQKMTVVQALSMSGGLSPFAESGSIIVVRHLSNGGQEAIHFDYDEIADGENLKSNIYLEPGDTIIVP, encoded by the coding sequence ATGAAAATTTTAAGATTTTTTGTTTGCTGCACATTTATATCTTTGTTGGCTCTGAGTCCGGCTATTGCCGGTGCTGATACCGGAAGTGCTGCAGAATATAAGTTAGGGCCTGAGGATGTAATTGAGATTTCCGTGTGGGGTGACAAAGATCTGATTCGCGAGGTCGTGGTCGGCCCTGATGGTAATATTTCTTTTCCGCTTGTGGGAGACCTTAAAGCCGGTGGTCTGACTGTTGCTCAGGTTAGAAAAGAAATTAAGAAAAGAATTTCTGAGTACGTTCCTGACGCTGCCGTAACAGTCATCTTGAGCAAGGTTATCAGCCCCAAAGTTTTTGTCATGGGTAAAGTAAAGAACCCCGGTGTTTTTATACTGGGCCAGAAAATGACAGTTGTCCAAGCGTTATCAATGTCCGGAGGTTTATCCCCGTTTGCTGAATCGGGCAGCATTATTGTGGTCAGACATCTTTCTAATGGAGGGCAGGAAGCCATTCATTTTGATTATGACGAAATAGCCGATGGTGAAAATCTTAAATCAAACATCTACCTTGAGCCAGGCGATACTATAATTGTCCCTTAA
- a CDS encoding tetratricopeptide repeat protein, whose translation MFKKIMLFCAVASILIATGCEKRREDFYNKALGYYKQNKTVESRLELKNALALDPECAECRLLMGKLFLKEGNFQNAFINFKYATDSNPALIEAQIEMGRLYLLAHEFDKAEEKARLVLASDSKNISGRLVLASVMIQRKNYAEALHILDSAKNDDPGNADIYLALSRLYSLKGDVPTAEKALIEGVEAIPSSKVLLMRLATLFAENNQKDESVKYVDRLLELDSKTPRYILFASKFFASNNMFDRSEKLMKSLLEQNKENEEYRIFYSRLLVSDKKMKEAEDLLKEGLQIDENSLKLRSALADFYMSRGMFDKAIDILNAGVDLDQEGSNSVVFRKKLSTIYLDINMPDKAVAVLNKVIELNSKDSEAHYLLGQIYLLEGSGQPAVAEFRQVVRDNPESAPAYVLLAKAHIANDDLAIGIENLKKAISIDPGYAPARESLVNAYLESKDWHQAILELKRIKEKRPDDINVFSAIGDIYLLKKDLNLAQHAYAEMIKKFPKSPLGYLKLASFYEQEKDYASADKFYNKSLKIAPDSLMAIQGKVRVLLDRNMYTAALKFCDSLLQKYPDNARLYELVGNIHFRRDDLDEAESAFSKAISLSPEWMVPYMRIGDIYVKSKNIDGGIKKFSESVAKTPDNPAPRFILGLLYEQAADYDSAREAYSKLLERKPNFEPAANNLAYLLATHYSENSSSMDEALKFARIAARSQTPEALDTLGYVLYLKGDNKQALHVLNSALQVASDFGSALYHKALVYLREGKDKQVESTLKSLLEKNIEFPEKKAAQNLYNSISNGDK comes from the coding sequence ATGTTTAAAAAAATAATGCTTTTTTGTGCTGTAGCCAGCATCCTTATTGCAACCGGCTGTGAGAAACGGCGCGAAGATTTTTATAATAAAGCTCTTGGATATTACAAACAAAACAAGACGGTGGAATCAAGGCTTGAATTGAAAAATGCCTTGGCATTAGATCCGGAGTGTGCAGAATGCCGTCTTTTGATGGGAAAATTGTTTTTAAAGGAAGGTAATTTCCAGAATGCCTTCATCAATTTTAAATATGCTACGGATTCCAATCCTGCGCTCATTGAAGCCCAGATCGAAATGGGCAGGCTTTATCTTTTAGCTCATGAATTTGATAAAGCAGAGGAAAAAGCCCGGCTTGTTCTTGCTTCTGATTCAAAGAATATTTCCGGACGCCTTGTTTTGGCCTCTGTCATGATTCAGAGAAAAAATTACGCTGAAGCTTTGCATATTTTGGATTCAGCTAAAAATGATGATCCAGGTAATGCCGATATTTATCTTGCTTTGAGTCGGCTTTATTCTTTGAAGGGTGATGTTCCTACTGCTGAAAAGGCTTTAATTGAAGGTGTTGAAGCTATTCCTTCAAGTAAAGTGCTTTTGATGAGGTTGGCTACACTTTTTGCGGAGAATAATCAGAAAGATGAATCCGTAAAATATGTTGACAGACTTCTTGAACTGGATAGCAAGACCCCGCGCTATATATTATTTGCCAGCAAGTTTTTTGCCTCAAATAATATGTTTGACCGGTCAGAAAAACTTATGAAAAGCCTGCTTGAGCAGAATAAAGAAAATGAAGAATATCGCATTTTTTATTCAAGACTGCTTGTGTCAGATAAAAAAATGAAAGAGGCTGAGGATCTTTTAAAAGAAGGTCTTCAGATTGATGAAAATTCATTAAAACTCAGATCAGCTCTGGCCGACTTCTATATGTCCAGAGGTATGTTTGATAAAGCGATTGATATCTTAAATGCTGGAGTTGATCTCGATCAGGAAGGCTCAAATTCTGTTGTTTTCAGGAAAAAACTGTCAACAATCTATCTCGACATAAATATGCCGGACAAGGCCGTTGCTGTCCTTAACAAAGTTATTGAACTTAATTCCAAGGATTCTGAAGCCCATTATCTTTTGGGACAGATTTATCTGCTTGAAGGCAGTGGTCAGCCGGCAGTTGCGGAATTCAGGCAGGTTGTCAGAGATAACCCTGAGAGCGCACCGGCATATGTTCTTCTAGCTAAAGCACACATTGCAAATGACGATCTCGCTATCGGGATTGAAAATCTTAAAAAGGCTATTTCCATTGATCCCGGATATGCTCCGGCCCGTGAATCTCTTGTTAACGCTTATCTTGAAAGTAAAGACTGGCATCAGGCTATTTTAGAATTAAAGAGGATAAAAGAAAAACGTCCTGATGATATAAATGTTTTTTCTGCTATAGGCGACATTTACCTGTTAAAAAAGGATTTGAATCTTGCTCAGCATGCCTATGCAGAAATGATAAAGAAATTCCCAAAATCTCCTCTGGGATATCTGAAACTTGCTTCCTTTTATGAGCAGGAAAAAGATTATGCTAGTGCTGATAAATTCTACAATAAATCCCTTAAGATAGCTCCTGATTCATTAATGGCTATTCAGGGTAAGGTTAGAGTACTGCTTGATCGCAATATGTATACAGCAGCTTTAAAGTTCTGCGATTCCTTACTCCAGAAATATCCCGATAATGCGAGACTCTATGAATTAGTGGGTAATATCCATTTCAGAAGGGATGATCTTGATGAAGCTGAATCAGCTTTTTCAAAAGCTATCAGCTTATCTCCTGAATGGATGGTTCCTTATATGCGCATAGGTGATATCTATGTGAAATCAAAAAATATTGATGGCGGAATTAAAAAATTCAGTGAGAGTGTCGCTAAAACTCCTGATAATCCGGCTCCGCGTTTTATTCTTGGCCTTTTATATGAACAGGCCGCTGATTATGATTCAGCTCGTGAAGCATATTCAAAATTGCTTGAGCGCAAGCCTAACTTTGAACCTGCTGCAAATAATTTGGCTTATCTGCTGGCAACCCATTATTCAGAAAACAGCTCCAGTATGGATGAAGCTTTAAAATTCGCCAGAATCGCAGCAAGATCACAGACCCCGGAAGCTTTAGATACGCTGGGTTATGTTCTTTATCTTAAAGGAGATAACAAGCAGGCGTTGCATGTGCTGAACTCCGCCTTGCAGGTTGCTTCTGATTTTGGATCAGCCTTGTATCATAAGGCTCTAGTTTATTTGAGAGAAGGTAAAGATAAGCAGGTTGAAAGTACCTTGAAATCGCTGCTTGAAAAGAATATTGAGTTCCCTGAAAAGAAAGCTGCTCAAAACTTATACAACAGTATTTCTAATGGAGACAAATAA
- a CDS encoding DUF4962 domain-containing protein yields the protein MRLFSHFVLAVAVLFMLCNVTSSHAASPYKIFKTRPRLYVTAEKISSLRKVIKGEPYSSWLNNIKLRSKGLIGGRTPSTLIRYTSNTLRRPADSLVNQAFYYLMTEDPTVLSNIEHLLELFVEAPNWASDNDIGAAHSLFALSVTYDWLYDKLPLSLKKSVRASILKHAGIFYDLIRTNGIWWTRSPLQNHNYVNTAALAVAGIALYGETPKAAKWLAAAKENFDNVLSLLSPDGASHEGVSYWSYGTLWLLNYYMAVSPALGLDKIESSDFFRNTSIYRLYSSLPGFKYNLDYADSAIVDYKGPGAILRCLASIFRDGRAQWLAAKIEEERNGRPALWQDIIWYDPSIKSVSPEDLPLFKWFDNLGFLITRSSWKDDAKMCFYKAGPPQGFLAQSKKVYAGSHIHPDAGSYSLWLGRQPIVQDDGYVKAKLSSSHNVLTFGDLGQSGEGGEWFRIQPLKDDKIYLNAPTVVLKKRFQIISADFASLYPSLAGVRSWNRVFVVIDGRVVVVRDIARTKSDTDIMSLLHLTRKARKYANSICLDFSSDLVMNTKSSAGTEIDFKRYLVLTIPMGRKIPKSGMLLSMKAPHSRAAQFISAIAESAEGCVDSNILKSYDADKDYAVVEDKYGRYGIDFKTMKVSFEQENR from the coding sequence ATGCGGTTGTTTTCTCATTTTGTTTTAGCCGTGGCAGTTCTTTTTATGCTCTGCAATGTTACAAGTTCGCATGCAGCTTCACCTTATAAAATTTTTAAGACGAGACCCAGACTTTACGTTACTGCTGAAAAAATCTCCAGCTTGAGAAAAGTCATTAAAGGTGAACCATATTCCAGCTGGCTGAATAATATAAAATTAAGATCCAAAGGGTTGATAGGGGGCAGAACTCCATCAACACTTATCAGGTATACTAGCAATACACTGCGCCGTCCTGCTGATTCACTTGTAAATCAGGCTTTTTATTATTTGATGACAGAAGATCCGACTGTGCTGAGCAATATAGAGCATTTGTTGGAACTTTTTGTGGAAGCCCCAAATTGGGCCTCAGATAATGATATCGGTGCTGCACACAGCCTGTTTGCTTTATCTGTTACCTATGACTGGCTATATGACAAGCTGCCTTTATCTCTCAAAAAATCAGTCCGAGCATCTATTTTAAAGCATGCTGGTATTTTTTACGATCTCATCCGTACTAATGGTATCTGGTGGACCAGAAGCCCTCTTCAAAATCATAATTATGTCAACACCGCAGCCCTCGCTGTTGCCGGAATAGCTTTATACGGCGAAACCCCAAAAGCTGCTAAATGGCTTGCCGCTGCTAAAGAAAATTTTGACAATGTGCTATCTCTTCTTTCACCTGACGGAGCTTCACATGAAGGCGTCAGTTATTGGAGCTATGGAACTCTCTGGCTTTTAAATTATTATATGGCAGTATCTCCGGCTCTTGGTCTGGATAAGATTGAGTCGTCAGATTTTTTTAGAAACACTTCAATCTACAGACTTTATTCATCCCTTCCGGGATTTAAATATAATCTGGACTATGCTGATTCAGCCATAGTTGATTATAAAGGTCCGGGAGCTATCTTACGCTGTCTGGCCTCAATCTTTAGAGATGGCCGCGCTCAGTGGCTTGCCGCTAAGATTGAAGAGGAGCGCAACGGACGTCCTGCGTTATGGCAGGATATAATTTGGTATGATCCTTCTATAAAATCTGTTTCTCCTGAAGATCTTCCGCTCTTCAAGTGGTTTGATAATCTGGGCTTTCTAATTACAAGATCTTCATGGAAAGATGACGCGAAGATGTGTTTCTATAAGGCTGGCCCTCCTCAGGGTTTTCTGGCTCAGTCTAAAAAAGTATATGCCGGATCACATATACATCCTGATGCCGGCAGTTATAGTTTGTGGCTGGGAAGACAGCCTATTGTACAGGACGATGGGTATGTGAAAGCCAAACTTTCATCCAGTCATAATGTGTTGACTTTTGGAGACTTGGGGCAGTCAGGAGAGGGAGGAGAGTGGTTTAGGATTCAACCGCTGAAAGATGATAAGATCTATCTTAATGCTCCAACCGTAGTACTTAAAAAAAGATTTCAAATTATAAGCGCTGACTTTGCATCTCTTTATCCGTCATTGGCAGGAGTCCGGTCGTGGAACAGGGTTTTTGTTGTAATTGATGGAAGAGTTGTTGTGGTACGGGATATTGCTCGTACTAAGTCTGATACTGATATTATGTCGCTGCTGCATTTAACCAGAAAGGCCAGAAAATACGCTAACTCTATTTGTCTGGATTTTTCGTCTGATCTAGTTATGAATACTAAAAGTTCTGCTGGGACAGAAATTGATTTCAAGCGTTATCTTGTGCTGACCATACCAATGGGCAGGAAAATTCCTAAATCCGGAATGCTGCTTTCCATGAAAGCTCCCCATTCACGAGCAGCTCAGTTTATTTCGGCAATCGCCGAGTCTGCTGAAGGATGTGTGGATAGCAATATTTTGAAATCCTATGATGCTGATAAAGATTATGCAGTTGTTGAAGATAAGTATGGTCGGTATGGTATTGATTTTAAAACTATGAAAGTCAGTTTCGAGCAGGAAAATCGCTGA
- a CDS encoding undecaprenyl-phosphate glucose phosphotransferase: MSVFSKSPGFLLTYIHRIFDICLGIGLLIGLYSFFWPDSIDSKSPQIALLIIVATIFSLFGLKVAGVYRNWARSETVTECNRIVFGVLIAFTCMLVTGYLFKVSQVYSRRVILLWVMVWPAVMCLERILVKKIVLPAVIDSEAFRRVVIAGTGKTGINIANWISENPWSGMKFAGFFESGSASDETVDSCLGHVDDLGDYVRENNIDVVFVTMPMREEEKIQLILADMEDSAAQVYYFPDMSIFAHLLGGDVANVAGRTAIIMRSSPFEGVSGIVKRLEDVILSSLILIMVSPVMLFVAAGIKLTSKGPVLFQQWRYGLGGEPFKIYKFRTMKVMEDGYNFVPVTRDDPRVTKFGAFLRRNSLDELPQFINVLQGRMSIVGPRPHAVKMNEEYRKRIPGYMLRHISKPGITGLAQVSGYKGEVQTEEDMENRIEFDISYLRNWSLILDFEIIFKTVFRRAWRQK, translated from the coding sequence ATGAGTGTATTTTCAAAATCGCCAGGTTTTTTGTTAACTTATATACATCGTATCTTCGATATTTGTCTTGGTATCGGTCTTTTGATTGGTCTATATAGTTTTTTCTGGCCTGATTCTATTGATAGCAAAAGCCCCCAAATAGCTCTTTTGATAATAGTTGCAACAATTTTTTCTTTATTCGGACTGAAAGTTGCCGGGGTTTATAGAAATTGGGCAAGATCAGAAACAGTAACTGAATGTAACCGTATCGTTTTTGGTGTTCTGATCGCTTTTACATGTATGCTTGTTACCGGTTATCTGTTTAAAGTTTCGCAGGTTTACTCACGCCGTGTAATACTTCTATGGGTGATGGTCTGGCCTGCTGTAATGTGTCTTGAGCGTATTCTGGTCAAAAAAATTGTCTTACCGGCGGTGATTGATTCAGAGGCTTTTCGCAGGGTTGTTATAGCTGGTACAGGTAAAACTGGTATTAATATTGCTAACTGGATATCTGAAAACCCATGGTCGGGGATGAAATTTGCCGGTTTTTTTGAAAGCGGAAGTGCCAGTGATGAAACTGTTGATTCGTGTCTCGGGCATGTTGATGACCTTGGAGATTATGTAAGGGAAAACAACATAGACGTTGTCTTTGTGACAATGCCCATGCGTGAAGAAGAAAAAATTCAATTGATACTGGCGGATATGGAAGATTCTGCAGCTCAGGTTTACTATTTTCCCGATATGTCTATTTTTGCTCATCTGTTGGGTGGTGACGTTGCCAATGTAGCTGGAAGAACCGCTATAATTATGCGGTCGTCACCTTTTGAGGGTGTGAGTGGTATTGTCAAAAGATTGGAAGACGTCATTTTATCGTCGCTGATACTTATAATGGTTTCTCCGGTTATGCTCTTTGTTGCAGCCGGAATTAAATTGACATCCAAGGGACCGGTTTTATTTCAGCAATGGAGATACGGTCTGGGTGGAGAGCCTTTTAAAATATACAAGTTCAGAACGATGAAAGTTATGGAAGACGGGTATAATTTTGTTCCGGTAACCCGTGATGACCCGCGTGTTACAAAGTTTGGAGCTTTTTTACGTAGAAACAGTCTGGATGAGCTTCCACAGTTTATAAATGTTCTTCAAGGTAGAATGTCGATTGTTGGTCCAAGGCCACATGCTGTTAAAATGAATGAAGAATATCGTAAACGGATACCGGGATACATGCTCAGACATATATCCAAGCCCGGTATAACCGGACTGGCACAGGTCAGTGGTTACAAGGGTGAAGTTCAGACTGAAGAGGATATGGAAAACCGAATTGAATTCGATATCAGTTATCTGCGTAATTGGTCTTTGATTCTTGATTTTGAAATTATTTTCAAGACAGTTTTCAGACGGGCGTGGCGTCAGAAGTAA
- a CDS encoding polysaccharide biosynthesis tyrosine autokinase, which translates to MSKLLKAVEKAKKNREINSQNAFSFNEGDTLKEKSDDNAIVTTVAAEDSDTTSEAGKSANISCSRPGQSCDLDLDVRCLTENRVLTSSSSPEFTDIYNLLRTQIFHRTKKNHHNVIMVTSAAQGEGKSLTALNLAISIARELDQFALLVDTDMRNPSLHKYLGMEMTRGLSDHLMKNVPVHELFIKPGLDKLTFLPAGEPIRGSTEILGSPKLQELIVEMKQRYPDRYVIFDCPDLLHAPDALVFSTYVDGIIFVVEAGKTSRENVMKALNLLEGRNIIGLVLNKANKENLEND; encoded by the coding sequence ATGAGCAAACTGCTCAAGGCTGTAGAGAAGGCCAAAAAAAATAGGGAAATCAACTCTCAGAATGCATTTTCATTTAATGAGGGTGATACTTTAAAAGAGAAATCAGATGATAACGCAATTGTAACCACTGTTGCAGCTGAAGATTCAGATACAACAAGCGAAGCCGGTAAATCTGCTAATATTTCATGTTCCAGACCCGGTCAGAGTTGTGATCTTGATCTTGATGTCAGATGTCTTACCGAAAACAGGGTTTTGACTTCCAGCAGTTCACCTGAATTTACTGATATATATAACCTTTTGAGAACTCAAATTTTTCACCGCACTAAGAAGAACCATCATAACGTCATCATGGTGACGAGTGCGGCACAGGGTGAAGGTAAGTCTCTTACAGCTTTGAATCTTGCCATAAGTATTGCCCGTGAGCTTGACCAGTTTGCTTTGCTGGTGGACACTGACATGCGTAATCCGTCTCTGCATAAGTATCTCGGAATGGAAATGACTCGCGGGCTCAGTGATCATCTGATGAAAAATGTACCGGTGCATGAGTTATTTATAAAACCGGGATTGGATAAACTGACTTTTCTTCCTGCCGGAGAACCTATAAGAGGATCTACGGAAATTCTGGGTTCTCCAAAACTTCAGGAACTTATTGTTGAGATGAAGCAGCGGTATCCTGACAGATATGTAATTTTTGACTGCCCTGATCTGTTGCATGCACCTGATGCTCTGGTCTTCTCGACTTACGTTGACGGTATTATCTTTGTGGTTGAAGCGGGGAAAACTTCAAGAGAAAATGTTATGAAAGCTTTGAATCTTCTTGAAGGAAGGAATATTATTGGTCTTGTTCTCAACAAGGCAAACAAAGAGAATCTCGAAAACGATTAA